The following are from one region of the Bradyrhizobium septentrionale genome:
- a CDS encoding 2-keto-4-pentenoate hydratase — translation MDRVVAAAKAIAAARRNRAPLKALAKDVVPRDEAEGYEVQRALHDLLLEQVGSLVGYKIGCTSAVMQEYINIPHPCGGGVFEKVVHDSGVQLPAADFVHVGVECEIAVRLARNLAPGEAPFTAEWVAEAIEAYYPAIEIVDDRYVKWETLGAPTLIADDFFAAGCVLGEAVPRITVPDLRQVTGRALVNGKEEGRGTGADVLGHPHNALAWLANHLAAEGRGLHAGQIVLTGSLVKTIWLKAGDAVVMELEGLGKVEATFT, via the coding sequence ATGGACCGGGTCGTCGCGGCCGCAAAGGCGATCGCCGCCGCGCGCCGCAATCGCGCGCCGTTGAAGGCGCTCGCCAAGGACGTCGTGCCGCGCGACGAGGCCGAAGGCTACGAGGTGCAGCGCGCGCTGCACGATTTGCTGCTGGAACAGGTCGGCAGCCTGGTCGGTTACAAGATCGGCTGCACCAGCGCGGTGATGCAGGAATACATCAACATCCCGCATCCCTGCGGCGGCGGGGTGTTCGAGAAGGTCGTGCATGACAGCGGCGTGCAGCTGCCGGCGGCCGATTTCGTCCATGTCGGCGTCGAGTGCGAGATCGCGGTGCGGCTCGCGCGCAATCTCGCGCCCGGCGAAGCGCCGTTCACCGCCGAATGGGTCGCGGAGGCGATCGAGGCCTATTATCCGGCGATCGAGATCGTCGACGACCGCTACGTCAAATGGGAGACGCTGGGCGCGCCGACGCTGATCGCCGACGACTTCTTCGCGGCCGGCTGCGTGCTCGGCGAGGCGGTGCCGCGCATCACCGTGCCCGATCTGCGCCAGGTCACCGGACGCGCGCTCGTCAACGGCAAGGAGGAGGGGCGCGGCACCGGCGCCGACGTGCTCGGCCATCCCCACAATGCGCTCGCCTGGCTCGCCAATCATCTCGCCGCCGAAGGCCGCGGCCTGCATGCCGGCCAGATCGTGCTGACCGGCAGCCTGGTCAAGACGATATGGCTGAAGGCCGGCGATGCCGTCGTGATGGAGCTCGAGGGGCTCGGCAAGGTGGAAGCGACGTTCACCTGA
- the fliL gene encoding flagellar basal body-associated protein FliL, which yields MADEEKTDSGEGAAAPKKGKLKLIIAVAGLLVVLGAGGGGWFVFMRGHGEEQHAEAPSPKPPSFVDVPDMLVNLVGAPGERVQYLKLKLVLEVKEEKQAEAIKPALPRVTDLFQTYMRELRPSDLNGSAGLFRLKEELTKRVNLAVTPNQVNAVLFKEVVIQ from the coding sequence ATGGCGGACGAGGAAAAGACGGATAGCGGCGAGGGCGCGGCCGCTCCGAAGAAGGGCAAGCTCAAGCTGATCATTGCCGTCGCAGGCCTCCTCGTCGTGCTCGGCGCGGGCGGGGGCGGATGGTTTGTCTTCATGCGCGGCCACGGCGAGGAGCAGCACGCCGAGGCGCCGTCGCCGAAGCCGCCGAGCTTCGTCGACGTGCCGGACATGCTGGTCAATCTGGTCGGCGCGCCCGGCGAACGGGTGCAATACCTCAAGCTGAAGCTCGTGCTCGAGGTCAAGGAAGAGAAGCAGGCCGAGGCGATCAAGCCAGCGCTGCCGCGTGTCACCGACCTGTTCCAGACCTATATGCGCGAGCTGCGCCCGAGCGATCTCAACGGCTCGGCCGGCCTGTTCCGCCTCAAGGAAGAGCTGACCAAGCGGGTCAATCTCGCGGTTACCCCCAACCAGGTGAACGCAGTGCTGTTCAAGGAAGTCGTGATCCAGTGA
- a CDS encoding winged helix-turn-helix transcriptional regulator: MENNTSDLCDGGDCESCPTDPALLLEFKHAIHALSGKWKLEILFTLMNGGVRFGALRRALAPITQHMLTAQLRELERDGLIARKVLTEKPLQVAYELTDSAWSLTPAFRELLAWSKTFGARRSAVAGETQLGVGID; the protein is encoded by the coding sequence ATGGAAAACAATACCAGCGATCTGTGTGACGGCGGTGACTGCGAGAGTTGCCCGACCGACCCCGCCCTGCTGCTCGAGTTCAAGCACGCGATCCACGCGCTCAGCGGCAAGTGGAAGCTCGAGATCCTGTTCACGCTGATGAATGGCGGCGTGCGGTTCGGCGCGCTGCGCCGCGCGCTCGCTCCGATCACCCAGCATATGCTGACCGCGCAGCTGCGCGAGCTCGAGCGCGACGGGCTGATCGCGCGCAAGGTGCTCACCGAGAAGCCGCTGCAGGTCGCATACGAGCTGACGGATTCGGCCTGGAGCCTGACGCCGGCCTTCCGCGAATTGCTGGCGTGGTCGAAGACATTCGGTGCCCGACGAAGCGCCGTGGCAGGCGAGACGCAGCTTGGAGTTGGAATTGACTGA
- a CDS encoding GNAT family N-acetyltransferase has translation MITTRLATSSDAEAVSALLTANSGDRGGMLLGQWPRDAIETHIASGQSIVIAIDEAGRLLGALLTSEKGFDEAPPVQAMLQAWPGRPDAYVYGPVCISQDARGLGVLEALYARLQANFPGREAILFIRDDNPRSLKAHLRLGMREVARYDFNGKVFVVLSDRPEGSGQIKG, from the coding sequence ATGATCACAACCAGGCTCGCCACGTCGTCGGACGCGGAAGCCGTCTCCGCGCTGCTGACAGCCAACAGCGGTGACCGGGGCGGCATGCTGCTCGGGCAATGGCCGCGCGATGCGATCGAGACGCACATTGCAAGCGGGCAATCGATCGTCATCGCGATCGACGAAGCGGGCAGGCTGCTCGGCGCGCTCCTGACGTCGGAGAAGGGGTTTGACGAGGCTCCGCCGGTGCAGGCCATGCTGCAGGCCTGGCCGGGGCGTCCGGATGCCTATGTGTATGGTCCCGTATGCATCTCGCAGGACGCGCGCGGCCTTGGAGTCCTGGAGGCTTTGTACGCGAGGCTGCAGGCAAATTTTCCCGGCCGTGAGGCGATCCTTTTCATCAGGGACGACAATCCGCGCTCGCTCAAGGCGCATCTTCGGCTCGGCATGCGCGAGGTCGCGCGGTACGACTTCAACGGCAAGGTCTTTGTTGTCTTGAGCGACAGGCCCGAGGGGAGCGGCCAGATCAAGGGATAG
- a CDS encoding ArsR/SmtB family transcription factor: MPDAHDMLFRTLADPTRRAIFERLCREGEQTVGALTARAKISQPAVSKHLGVLKQAGLVRDRHEGRQTHYSAQLGALAPLIDWTSQMAGFWQNRFDHLEDLLKRMDQ; the protein is encoded by the coding sequence ATGCCTGACGCCCACGACATGCTGTTTCGAACCCTCGCAGACCCGACCCGCCGGGCGATCTTCGAGCGCCTGTGCCGCGAGGGCGAGCAGACCGTCGGCGCGCTGACCGCCCGCGCAAAAATCTCGCAGCCGGCGGTGTCGAAACATCTCGGCGTGCTGAAGCAGGCCGGGCTGGTGCGCGATCGCCATGAAGGAAGGCAGACGCATTACAGCGCGCAACTCGGCGCACTGGCGCCGCTGATCGACTGGACCAGCCAGATGGCGGGCTTCTGGCAGAACCGGTTCGACCACCTCGAAGATCTCCTCAAAAGGATGGACCAATGA
- the fliM gene encoding flagellar motor switch protein FliM has product MAGNDQMDQDAIAAQWEASLDSEDPAAAAAEAAKNELTENMALQWAAMVEDGSRDFGGKNTNGERVLSQEEIDNLLGFTVGDVSLDDHSGIRAIIDSAMVSYERLPMLEIVFDRLVRLMTTSLRNFTSDNVEVSLDRITSVRFGDYMNSIPLPAVLSVFKAEEWENFGLAMVDSNLIYSMIDVLLGGRRGQTQLKIEGRPYTTIETNLVKRLVEVVLSDAEQAFRPLSPVTFTIDRLETNPRFAAISRPANAAILVRLRIDMEDRGGNVELLLPYATIEPIRNVLLQMFMGEKFGRDPIWEGHFATEVAQAEISVDAVLYEADIPLKELMKLKVGDTLPLDIRSDALVSVRCGNVTLTEGRMGRVGDRVAIRVTKNLRKPQTTFAMFEKADERTKLMEAP; this is encoded by the coding sequence ATGGCCGGCAACGACCAGATGGACCAGGACGCCATTGCGGCCCAATGGGAAGCCTCGCTCGATTCCGAGGATCCCGCAGCCGCCGCGGCGGAAGCTGCCAAGAACGAACTCACCGAGAACATGGCGCTGCAATGGGCCGCCATGGTCGAGGACGGCAGCCGCGACTTCGGCGGCAAGAACACCAATGGCGAGCGCGTGCTGTCGCAGGAGGAGATCGACAATCTCCTCGGCTTCACGGTCGGCGACGTCAGCCTCGACGATCATTCCGGCATCCGCGCCATCATCGATTCCGCGATGGTGTCCTACGAGCGTCTGCCGATGCTCGAAATCGTGTTCGACCGCCTGGTGCGGTTGATGACGACATCCTTGCGCAATTTCACCTCCGACAACGTCGAGGTCTCGCTCGACCGCATCACCTCGGTGCGCTTCGGCGACTATATGAACTCGATCCCGCTGCCGGCGGTTCTGTCGGTGTTCAAGGCCGAGGAGTGGGAGAATTTCGGCCTCGCCATGGTCGACTCCAACCTGATCTATTCGATGATCGACGTGCTGCTCGGCGGCCGCCGTGGCCAGACCCAGCTCAAGATCGAGGGCCGGCCCTACACCACGATTGAGACCAACCTGGTCAAGCGGCTGGTCGAGGTGGTGCTGTCGGATGCCGAGCAGGCGTTCCGGCCGCTGTCGCCGGTGACCTTCACGATCGACCGGCTCGAGACCAATCCGCGCTTTGCCGCGATCAGCCGCCCGGCCAATGCCGCGATCCTGGTCCGCCTGCGCATCGACATGGAAGACCGCGGCGGCAACGTCGAATTGCTGCTGCCCTATGCCACCATCGAACCGATCCGCAACGTGCTGTTGCAGATGTTCATGGGCGAGAAGTTCGGCCGCGACCCGATCTGGGAAGGCCATTTCGCGACCGAGGTGGCGCAGGCCGAGATTTCCGTCGACGCGGTGCTGTACGAGGCCGACATCCCGCTGAAGGAGCTGATGAAGCTCAAGGTCGGCGACACGCTGCCGCTGGATATCCGCTCCGACGCGCTGGTTTCGGTCCGCTGCGGCAACGTCACGCTGACCGAAGGACGAATGGGCCGCGTCGGCGACCGCGTCGCGATCCGCGTCACCAAGAATTTGCGCAAACCCCAAACCACCTTCGCGATGTTCGAGAAGGCGGATGAGCGGACCAAACTGATGGAGGCACCATGA
- a CDS encoding carbonic anhydrase, which translates to MCQLCDVTLPTQTSRRRFLAAAACSAASLALAPQVFAKETKPPPKPQNVLSPDAALDRLVKGNLRYVEGVSRRHDFKHEREALAGGQNPFAGVLSCADSRIAPEYAFDAVRGDLFVCRVAGNFASDEMIASLEYAAAVLNVPLFMVLGHDACGAVDATIKSLKDNTTLPGHLPSLVNALAPAVKATEGKPGDRLANAITQNVIDNVAKLKSATPILSAAVDQGKLRIVGAVYRLADGKVELVTDAKRPAT; encoded by the coding sequence ATGTGCCAGCTCTGCGACGTCACTCTTCCCACCCAGACCTCACGGCGCCGCTTCCTCGCTGCCGCGGCGTGCAGCGCAGCCAGCCTCGCCCTTGCGCCGCAGGTCTTCGCCAAAGAGACGAAACCGCCGCCGAAACCGCAGAACGTGCTGTCGCCGGACGCGGCGCTGGACCGGCTGGTGAAGGGCAATCTCCGTTATGTCGAGGGCGTCTCGCGGCGGCATGATTTCAAGCACGAGCGCGAGGCGCTGGCGGGCGGACAGAATCCGTTCGCCGGCGTCCTGAGCTGCGCGGACTCCCGCATCGCGCCGGAGTACGCCTTCGACGCCGTACGCGGCGATCTGTTCGTCTGCCGCGTCGCCGGCAATTTCGCCAGCGATGAGATGATCGCAAGCCTCGAATATGCGGCGGCGGTGCTCAACGTACCGCTGTTCATGGTGCTCGGCCATGACGCCTGCGGGGCAGTCGACGCCACCATCAAGTCGCTGAAGGACAACACCACCCTGCCCGGCCATCTGCCCTCGCTGGTCAACGCGCTCGCGCCGGCCGTAAAGGCGACCGAAGGCAAGCCCGGCGACCGGCTCGCCAACGCCATCACGCAGAACGTCATCGACAATGTCGCGAAGCTCAAATCGGCGACGCCGATCCTCAGCGCCGCGGTCGATCAGGGCAAGCTCAGGATCGTCGGCGCGGTCTATCGGCTGGCCGACGGCAAGGTCGAGCTGGTCACGGACGCGAAACGACCGGCGACGTGA
- the flgA gene encoding flagellar basal body P-ring formation chaperone FlgA — translation MMSMIARSLLIAAALLALTVAPSAAQSRSETIAVPTLRASITVADDIVRVGDLIDNAGSAGSIAIYRAPDLGTTGTLPVAQALNVLRSHQVIGVDTRELKEITVTRLARTIDNKEIEQQVSRALEGRHGLGRAGNIALTFDRDPGDIRLEATNTGAMQPIGVRYDARSTRFDVTFEISNDAGTAPYKLRLTGTAIETIDAAVLVRNVERGELLKASDVLVERRPKAEIGNDAAVRDSTIGMQVRRQLRAGQALRAADLVKPDLVTRDQNVTLIYRTSGLYLTIRGKAIDGGAEGDVVNVMNLQSKRAVSGVVTGRGEVSISVATPRAAPAADATDPNSAPVKLSSVAPNAE, via the coding sequence ATGATGTCGATGATCGCCCGCTCACTCCTGATCGCAGCCGCGCTCCTCGCGCTCACCGTGGCACCATCAGCCGCGCAAAGCCGCAGCGAGACCATCGCGGTGCCGACGCTGCGCGCCAGCATCACCGTCGCGGACGACATCGTGCGGGTCGGCGACCTCATCGACAATGCCGGCAGCGCCGGCAGCATCGCGATCTACCGCGCCCCTGACCTCGGCACGACAGGCACGCTGCCGGTCGCCCAGGCGCTGAACGTGCTGCGCAGCCACCAGGTGATCGGCGTCGACACCCGCGAGCTGAAGGAGATCACGGTCACGCGGCTGGCGCGCACCATCGACAACAAGGAAATCGAGCAGCAGGTGTCGCGCGCGCTCGAGGGCCGCCACGGCCTCGGGCGGGCCGGCAATATCGCGCTGACCTTCGACCGCGATCCCGGTGACATCCGCCTCGAGGCGACCAATACGGGTGCGATGCAGCCGATCGGCGTGCGCTACGACGCGCGCTCGACGCGTTTCGACGTGACCTTCGAGATCAGCAACGACGCCGGGACGGCGCCGTACAAGCTGCGCCTCACCGGCACCGCGATCGAGACCATCGACGCCGCCGTGCTGGTGCGCAATGTCGAGCGCGGCGAGCTGCTGAAGGCCTCCGACGTGCTGGTCGAGCGCCGTCCGAAGGCCGAAATCGGCAACGACGCGGCGGTGCGCGACAGCACCATCGGCATGCAGGTCCGCCGCCAGCTCCGCGCCGGCCAGGCCCTGCGCGCCGCCGACCTGGTGAAGCCCGATCTGGTCACCCGCGACCAGAACGTCACGCTGATCTACCGCACCTCCGGTCTCTACCTCACGATCCGCGGCAAGGCGATCGACGGCGGCGCCGAGGGCGACGTCGTCAACGTGATGAATTTGCAGTCCAAGCGCGCCGTCTCCGGCGTCGTCACCGGCCGCGGCGAGGTCTCGATCTCGGTCGCAACCCCGCGCGCCGCGCCGGCCGCCGACGCCACCGATCCAAATTCCGCTCCCGTCAAGCTGAGTTCAGTCGCACCAAACGCCGAGTAA
- a CDS encoding SRPBCC family protein: MNKTTRETRSAIVEREFPHAPEKLWRALTQPHLIEEWLMKNDFKPEVGHSFNLRGEWGGVLDCKVLAVEPHKTLSYTWNFAHADAAYNLESVVVFTLTPTAKGTHLRVEQSGFQPHQKQAYGGAHAGWKQFLENLDQLMARPE, from the coding sequence ATGAACAAGACCACCCGTGAGACGCGCTCCGCGATCGTCGAGCGTGAATTTCCCCATGCGCCGGAAAAGCTCTGGCGTGCGCTGACCCAACCGCATCTGATCGAGGAGTGGCTGATGAAGAACGACTTCAAGCCCGAGGTCGGGCACAGCTTCAATCTGCGCGGCGAGTGGGGCGGCGTGCTGGACTGCAAGGTGCTCGCCGTCGAGCCGCACAAGACGCTGTCCTACACCTGGAATTTCGCGCATGCGGATGCCGCCTACAATCTCGAGAGCGTGGTGGTGTTCACGCTGACGCCGACGGCGAAGGGCACCCATCTGCGCGTCGAGCAGTCCGGCTTCCAGCCACATCAGAAGCAGGCCTATGGCGGCGCCCATGCCGGATGGAAGCAGTTCCTGGAGAATCTCGATCAGCTGATGGCGCGGCCGGAGTGA
- a CDS encoding DUF1801 domain-containing protein, giving the protein MTASERIDRMIEDLTDWRGKTLASLRKSILAADPGVIEEWKWMGSPVWSRDGIIAVGNAHKGKVKLTFMYGAQLPDPDGLFNTGFEGNVRRAIDLFEGDKINDRAFKALIRAAIELNQAKSKKPAKKAAKKAAAGARAAAKKKA; this is encoded by the coding sequence ATGACGGCATCGGAACGCATCGACCGGATGATCGAGGATCTCACCGACTGGCGCGGCAAGACGCTGGCCAGCCTGCGCAAGAGCATCCTCGCCGCCGACCCCGGCGTCATCGAGGAGTGGAAGTGGATGGGCAGCCCGGTGTGGTCGCGTGACGGCATCATCGCGGTCGGCAACGCGCACAAGGGCAAGGTGAAGCTGACTTTCATGTACGGTGCGCAGCTGCCGGACCCCGACGGATTGTTCAACACCGGCTTCGAGGGCAATGTGCGGCGCGCGATCGACCTGTTCGAGGGCGACAAGATCAACGACCGCGCATTCAAGGCCCTGATCCGCGCCGCGATCGAGCTCAACCAGGCCAAATCGAAGAAGCCGGCCAAGAAAGCTGCGAAGAAGGCTGCGGCGGGTGCCCGCGCGGCCGCGAAGAAAAAGGCGTGA
- the dksA gene encoding RNA polymerase-binding protein DksA, translating into MNERQRDYFRAKLLAWKDEILRESKVTLQTLQEENVNHPDLADRASSETDRAIELRARDRQRKLISKIDAALQRIEDNTYGYCEETGEPISLKRLEARPIATLSVEAQERHEKREKVYRDE; encoded by the coding sequence ATGAATGAGCGGCAGCGCGACTATTTCCGCGCCAAGCTGCTGGCCTGGAAGGATGAGATCCTCCGCGAATCGAAGGTCACGCTGCAGACGTTGCAGGAAGAGAACGTCAATCACCCCGACCTCGCGGACCGAGCGTCCTCGGAAACCGACCGTGCGATCGAACTTCGTGCCCGCGACCGTCAGCGCAAGCTGATCTCCAAGATCGACGCGGCGCTCCAGCGCATCGAAGACAACACCTACGGCTATTGCGAAGAGACCGGCGAGCCGATCTCGCTGAAGCGGCTCGAAGCCCGCCCGATCGCAACGCTGTCGGTGGAGGCGCAGGAACGCCACGAGAAGCGCGAGAAGGTCTATCGCGACGAATAG
- a CDS encoding SDR family oxidoreductase — MSTVLVTGGTGFIGAHTILQLLAAGHAVRTTLRNPDRSKDVTAMLREGGADTPDQVGFVTADLLRDDGWREAASGCEYVLHVASPLGAHVPEDENELIVPAREGTLRVLRAAREAGVKRVVITSSFAAVGYGHPPQAAPFDETVWSNLDGGDVQAYPKSKTLAERAAWDFIAREGNGLELAVVNPTAVFGPALGPDFSESIGIIKALLDGAMPAVPRIHFGLVDVRDVADLHLRAMTSPKARGERFLAVAGETLSVLAVARLLREKLGSKARRVPRFQAPDWLIRLAARRNPLARAALPLLGKVRRSTSAKAQNLLGWRPRGNEEMIVATAESLIRLGLVKA; from the coding sequence ATGAGCACGGTTTTGGTCACGGGCGGAACGGGCTTCATCGGCGCGCATACGATTCTGCAACTGCTCGCCGCCGGGCACGCGGTGCGCACCACGCTGCGCAATCCGGATCGCAGCAAGGACGTCACCGCGATGCTGCGCGAGGGCGGTGCCGATACGCCCGACCAGGTCGGCTTCGTCACCGCCGATCTCTTGCGCGACGACGGCTGGCGCGAGGCCGCTTCGGGGTGCGAATACGTGCTCCATGTCGCGTCGCCGCTCGGCGCCCACGTGCCTGAGGACGAGAACGAGCTGATCGTTCCGGCGCGTGAAGGAACATTGCGGGTGTTGCGCGCGGCGCGCGAGGCCGGCGTCAAACGCGTCGTCATCACATCGTCGTTCGCCGCGGTCGGCTATGGCCATCCGCCGCAAGCGGCGCCATTCGACGAGACCGTCTGGTCCAATCTCGATGGCGGTGATGTGCAGGCCTATCCCAAATCCAAGACGCTGGCCGAGCGCGCCGCCTGGGATTTCATCGCGCGCGAAGGCAATGGTCTCGAGCTTGCTGTGGTCAATCCCACCGCGGTGTTCGGCCCGGCGCTGGGGCCCGACTTCTCCGAATCGATCGGCATCATCAAGGCGCTGCTCGACGGCGCGATGCCGGCGGTGCCGCGGATCCATTTCGGGCTCGTCGACGTGCGCGATGTCGCCGACCTGCATCTGCGCGCCATGACCTCGCCCAAGGCCAGGGGCGAGCGCTTCCTGGCGGTCGCCGGAGAGACCCTGTCGGTGCTTGCCGTTGCCCGCCTGCTGCGTGAAAAACTCGGCAGCAAGGCGCGGCGTGTGCCCCGGTTCCAGGCGCCGGATTGGCTGATCCGGCTCGCCGCACGGCGCAATCCGCTGGCCCGCGCGGCCTTGCCGTTGCTGGGCAAGGTGCGGCGTTCCACCAGCGCCAAGGCGCAGAACCTGCTTGGCTGGCGGCCGCGCGGCAATGAGGAGATGATTGTGGCGACCGCCGAGAGCCTGATCAGGCTCGGTCTGGTCAAGGCCTGA
- the flgG gene encoding flagellar basal-body rod protein FlgG encodes MRALYTAATGMAAQELSVQVISNNIANLRTTGYKKQRAAFQDLIYDHVRRVGAQASDQNTIMPMGIDLGGGVKTVGTPRMMTQGTLSPTGNDLDVAIRGEGFFKILMPDGTFNYTRDGSFQMDNQGRIVNAQGNLVQPTITIPQNASGLTINAQGQVSVTLPGQTASTNIGQIGLTRFINKAGLMPIGDNLFQETPASGQPQDGIANTDGYGDMQQSNLEQANVEVVSEISDLIAAQRAYEMNSKVVSAADQMMQSTSNLFR; translated from the coding sequence ATGCGCGCACTTTATACCGCAGCGACCGGAATGGCGGCACAGGAACTCAGCGTTCAGGTGATCTCCAACAACATCGCGAACCTGCGCACCACCGGCTACAAGAAGCAGCGCGCCGCGTTCCAGGACCTGATCTACGACCACGTGCGCCGGGTCGGCGCACAGGCCTCCGATCAGAACACCATCATGCCGATGGGCATCGACCTCGGCGGCGGCGTCAAGACCGTCGGCACGCCGCGGATGATGACCCAGGGCACGCTGTCTCCGACCGGCAACGATCTCGACGTCGCGATCCGCGGCGAAGGCTTCTTCAAGATCCTGATGCCGGACGGCACCTTCAACTACACCCGCGACGGCTCGTTCCAGATGGACAATCAGGGCCGCATCGTCAACGCGCAGGGCAACCTGGTGCAGCCGACGATCACGATCCCGCAGAACGCCTCCGGCCTCACCATCAACGCGCAGGGCCAGGTCTCGGTGACGCTGCCGGGCCAGACCGCATCGACCAATATCGGCCAGATCGGCCTGACCCGCTTCATCAACAAGGCCGGGCTGATGCCGATCGGCGACAATTTGTTCCAGGAAACGCCGGCCTCCGGCCAGCCGCAGGACGGCATCGCCAACACCGACGGCTATGGCGACATGCAGCAGAGCAACCTCGAACAGGCCAATGTCGAGGTGGTCTCGGAAATCTCCGACCTGATCGCCGCCCAGCGCGCCTACGAGATGAACTCGAAGGTGGTCTCCGCGGCCGACCAGATGATGCAGTCGACCTCCAACCTGTTCCGCTGA
- the flgH gene encoding flagellar basal body L-ring protein FlgH, with protein sequence MSQYRINRLVLAGALFALGAIASGCSSIDRLSQIGEKPKLTEIENPTTQPGYKPVQMPMPKPEVASYSPNSLWRSGSRAFFKDQRAARVGDILTVMVNITDKAAIANETQRSRTNSEDSGVTNFLGSQTITQPNKILPGRILTADSTASSDGKGSVNRQEALQTNVAAVVTQLLPNGNLVVEGKQEIRVNYEIRELIVAGIVRPEDIQSDNTIDSSKIAQARIAYGGRGQITDVQQPRYGQQVLDVLLPF encoded by the coding sequence ATGTCCCAGTACCGTATCAACCGCCTCGTCCTGGCCGGTGCGCTGTTCGCACTCGGAGCGATCGCCAGCGGTTGCTCGTCGATCGACCGTCTCTCCCAGATCGGTGAAAAGCCGAAGCTGACGGAGATCGAGAACCCGACGACGCAGCCCGGCTACAAGCCGGTGCAGATGCCGATGCCGAAGCCCGAGGTCGCTTCCTACAGCCCGAACTCGCTGTGGCGCAGCGGCTCCCGCGCCTTCTTCAAAGACCAGCGCGCCGCGCGGGTCGGCGACATCCTGACCGTCATGGTGAACATCACCGACAAGGCCGCAATCGCCAACGAAACCCAGCGCAGCCGCACCAATTCCGAAGACTCCGGGGTCACCAACTTCCTGGGCTCGCAGACCATCACGCAGCCGAACAAGATCCTGCCCGGCCGCATCCTGACCGCCGACTCCACGGCCTCGAGCGACGGCAAGGGCTCGGTCAACCGCCAGGAAGCGCTGCAGACCAACGTCGCCGCTGTCGTCACCCAGCTGCTGCCGAACGGCAACCTTGTGGTCGAAGGCAAGCAGGAGATCCGCGTCAACTACGAAATCCGCGAGCTGATCGTGGCCGGCATCGTGCGCCCGGAGGACATCCAGAGCGACAACACCATCGACTCCTCGAAGATCGCCCAGGCCCGCATCGCCTATGGCGGCCGCGGCCAGATCACCGATGTGCAGCAGCCGCGTTACGGTCAGCAGGTCCTCGACGTGCTGTTGCCCTTCTAA
- the flgF gene encoding flagellar basal-body rod protein FlgF, translating into MQNTLLVGLSKQMVLERQMDVVSNNIANMNTNGYKADRSLFQEYLSSNAHEDNFASSDRRVSFVQDRATFHDFSQGPTEETKNPLDVAIDGNAFLVVQTPAGERYTREGNLQINGRGQLVTASGYQVLGNAGPITFQQTDHDVNIAADGNITVQEGTSRLDSVRGKLRLVSFAQAQRLLKEGSNLYSTGEGAQPLPDTKAQIRQGFIEKSNVNSVVEMSRMIEITRTYTAIASLLQQQSDLHKSAIEKLADVPN; encoded by the coding sequence ATGCAGAATACGCTTCTGGTCGGACTATCGAAGCAGATGGTGCTGGAACGGCAGATGGATGTCGTTTCCAACAACATCGCGAACATGAACACCAACGGCTACAAGGCCGACCGGTCGCTGTTCCAGGAATATCTGTCCTCGAACGCGCATGAGGACAATTTCGCGTCCTCCGACCGCCGCGTCTCCTTTGTGCAGGACCGCGCGACCTTCCACGACTTCTCGCAGGGTCCGACCGAAGAGACCAAGAACCCGCTCGACGTCGCGATCGACGGCAACGCCTTCCTGGTGGTGCAGACGCCGGCCGGCGAACGCTACACCCGCGAAGGCAATCTGCAGATCAACGGCCGCGGCCAGCTCGTCACCGCCTCGGGCTACCAGGTGCTCGGCAACGCCGGTCCGATCACGTTCCAGCAGACCGACCACGACGTCAACATCGCCGCCGACGGCAATATCACCGTGCAAGAGGGCACGTCCCGCCTCGACTCGGTGCGCGGCAAGCTGCGCCTGGTCTCGTTCGCGCAGGCCCAGCGCCTGCTCAAGGAAGGCTCGAACCTCTACTCAACCGGCGAGGGCGCGCAGCCGCTGCCGGACACCAAGGCGCAAATCCGCCAGGGCTTCATCGAGAAGTCGAACGTCAACTCGGTCGTCGAGATGAGCCGCATGATCGAGATCACGCGAACCTATACCGCCATCGCCTCGCTGCTGCAGCAGCAGAGCGACCTGCACAAATCGGCGATCGAGAAGCTCGCCGACGTGCCGAACTGA